GTCGGGTGAAGAAGGCCCGCTACTTCGGCGGTGCCTTGCTTCAGCGGCCCTCCCAGCCGTTTGAGCTCGACCAGCTCGGTCGCCAGGTTGGTTGTCAGGGTGTCAACGGCCGTTCGCAATAGTTTCTTCTTGCCTTCGCCGCGTTCGGCGGTTCAATAGGCGATCACGATGTCTTGGCAGATAGTCCAGGTGACTTCGACTTCGGTGAAATTCGGATCTGCTGTCGTCGAGTTTCGCGATCCTCTCCTGCTGCTTTCTCATGAGCAGAATGCTAACTGTATGCGGGGTCCGCCGCGCCCGATACAACGGGCGCTTTACCCGACTGGGGTGGGCGGCCTGTGTACTCCTGATGAAAACCGCGACGCGCCTCGCCGAGCGCATCACCGGCGAGTTTGAAGACGTGGAAGGGGTCGCTGACTTCCACGGCATCGGACGGTTGCTCGGGCGCCGCGGTCTTGAAACCGGAGAACCCGTCAATGAGGAAAACGTCGATACTTTCGCGCCATTCTCGCTGTCGGGCTCTCAATAATAGTTTGTGAGATGTCGGTGAGGAATCGAGACGCCGAGCGATTCAGAAGAACTCTTTCAGACGTTCTCGCAGAGCAGGGTCGCAGGTGTAAACATAAGTGCCCCGAATTCCTCGTGTGAGCAGCACGCTGTAAATGTTCTCTACGTATCGGAGAAGATCTGCATCTGAGTAGGTGATACCGAGCTTGGGATTATTCTCGCGTCCCTTTTTATCGTGATAGTTTTCTCGGTCGAAGACCAGCTTTCCAGCGTCGGGATCATAGCGGAGATCCTTGCCGATGATGACTCCGACGTAGTTGAGGTCGTAGCCCTGCACAGTGTGAATCGATCCAACCTCGTCGGTTGATTTCGGTGAGTTGATCCAATCTGTCGTGGTCGAATTCCAGCGCATCCGCTGTCCATCGAGTTCGATGTCGTACGCAGTCTTGTCGTTCTTGCTCTTCCATGGCCAGGCGTATCCTGCGACGAGTCGAGAGAGGCCATGGTCTGTTTCACGCTTGCTTAGCTCTCGCCGCATCTCGCCGAGATCTGTAAACATGCGGAGATCGTAGTCGCCGAAGTCCTCCCGGGTGGTCGGCGGATTGTCGCTGAGAATCGATCTGATGTACCCAACGTAGTCCTTGTCGGCCGAGATTCGCATCTGGGTTTGAAGAGGATAGAGCCTGCCAGCGGTTCTGGCTTGCGTTGCGAGCTCCTTTGTTTTGGTTGCCGGTAGATCGGCTGGCCTAACAGTCTGGCCGACGTCAAGCATGAGGATCGATTGTCTACTTTGCTTCTTGATCCAATCCAACTGCGTCTTCTGCGGATCGTCCCAGCCGAAGAGCTTCTCGTTGATCTCAGTGAATTTCTTGTTGAGCGGCCCCGCCGCCTGATTCGCGCGCTGGTTAAGCCTATGAGCTTCATCAACTACAAGAAGATCGAACGGTTCTGAGCTCTCGCCCACCTGGAACGGCGTCAAGACCATGTCTTTGCGTAGTCCGGGCGTCAGCTTAAACACCTTGGCGATTGAGTCTCGCAACGATTGCTGGGGGACTACGATCGCGAATTTTAGATTCTCTAGCAGCTCGGCATGTCCAGCTGTGAAGTAGTCGCTGAAGATGGAATCGATGTCCAGCGGCTCTTCCGAATTATGCCGCCGGATGTCTTCGAGCAACTTGAGCATATATATGGCAACAACGGTCTTGCCGGTACCAGGGTTTCCTTCGACTACGGCAGTGTTGTCGACGCCACTTTCGAGATCCGCGAAGAAGCCTTCGAGTATGTCATCGACCGCGATGGCCTGATCATGGTTCAGCGCCTTGAAGGGTGAGAGCTTGAAGAGATCGCTGTTGATGATCTCTGGGACGGTGCGCTGGAATAGTTCTTCCTGAGATCGCAGTTCCTCGAAGATCTGCCGAAATGTTTTATTGTAGTTTTCGCGGTCGTAATAGTCCGCATCAGTGATACCTGCATTGAGGTTGAGAACTTGCCGACTGCCGTCACCATGGAACATTCGGATGAGGAACGACTCCAGATCCAGACACGCCGATTTGTTGAACGTGTCGTCGAGAACGACTCTCACCGACTGGAGACTTCGTTTTGAGTCGGACTCGAGGTGCTGCCTCATGCGTCCCTCGACGTTGAGGGATTCGCCGACGTAGACCTCATTCTTATTGTTCATGACGTAAACGACTGGCCAGTTCCGGTGACGCGGGTCGACGGATCCCCACGCCTTGACCCTGTCTGGCTCGAGTGGGAAGCGTTCGACCTTAAAGCTGGTCATATTTCACGCTCGTGCCTCGCGCCTTGTCCACTGGATACTTCTCGCGAGTCTTCGCAAGCTTTTCAAGAATGATGGTGTCGGGATCCAGTTCCAATTTATCGGCGAGCAGCATGCAATACGTCAGCACATCTGCCAGCTCGTCCTTCGCGGATTCGAGGTCTGCATCTCCCCATTGGAAACATTCGAGCAACTCTGCTGCTTCTATGGAAATACTCTTTGCGAGATTCTCGGGGGTGTGGAACTGTTGCCAATCTCGTTCGGCCATGAACTGGCGCACTGTGTCGGGAACAGAATCTTCGTACATGACTTTAAGGTATCAGCGACTTACGGCGACGGGACGGAATGGGGCTCAACTCAAATACTCGAGGACCAAGTGAGTGGAAATCTGGGAGAGTCCTGGCCGACGTCAGCGCCACAACAGTTTGGGCCCGAAGTTCCCAACTATAGACAGGAACTCCGGGCTCAAGCTGTGTTCGCTAAGTCAGGCTGTCGTCAGCACTACTTTGCCCGTGGTCTCACGTCCCTCAAGTGCACGATGTGCATCAGCAGCATCAGCCAACGCAAATGTCGCACCTACCCGGAAGTTCAGCCAGCCGTGCTCGATGCCGTTGAAAAGCATTGACGAGCGCTTCGCCAGTTCCTCCGACGAGCGGACGAACCACGCCAGCGATGGGCGTGACAGGAAGATTCCGCCGGAAGCATTGAGGCGCTGAATATCAAAAGGCGGCACCTGACCGGAGGCTCCGCCGAAGAGCACCATCGAGCCCAGCGGCTTCAGTGACGCCAGCGAGGCATCGAAGGTGTCATTGCCGACGCCGTCATAGGCGACCTCGACGCCCTCTCCATCGGTCAACTCGCGCACCTTCGCGGTCACGTCGACACCCTCGCCGTAGAGGAAGACCTCATCGGCTCCGGCTTTGCGGGCCAGCTCTGCCTTCTCCTCGGTGCTCACCGTCGAGATGACGTTGCCGCCCAGGTGCTTGATGATCTGGGTGAGCAGCAGCCCGACGCCGCCGGCACCGGCATGGACGAGTGCGGTGTGGCCGGGCTTGATCTCGTGCGAGCTCGTGGCCAGGTACTGGGCTGTCAGCCCCTGCAGCGGCATGGCGGCAGCGACCTCGGTACTCACGCCCTCGGGCACCCGCAGCAGATTGTCGGTCTTGACGACGACCTGGGTCGCATAGGAACCCGGGCCCTCGTGCCAGGCGACGCGATCGCCGACGGACCAACTCGCCACACCTTCGCCCACCTCGGCGATGCGCCCGGTGCCCTCAGATCCGACGATGTGCGGGTAGCTCATGGGATACGTGCCCGAACGACGGTACGTGTCGATGAAGTTCACACCCGCGGCCGCGACGTCGACGAGGACCTCGCCAGGACCGGGCCGAGGAGTGTCGATCTCATTGAACTCGAGAACCTCTGGTCCACCTGCTCGCATCGCCTGAATAGCCTGGCTCATCACGCCTCCTGCATATAATTTAATGCGCTGGTATAGTTATACATATGAATGATCTTACGGTTGCCGTCTCCGGTGCCACCGGATACGCCGGGGGAGAGGTCCTCCGGCTGCTGAGCACTCACCCCCACTTGAACGTCACAACGGTGTGCGGACATTCCACCGCGGGTGAGAAGCTCGGCCGACATCAACCCCATCTTGCCCGATATTCCGATTTCGTGGTCCAGGAGTCCACCGCCGAGGTGCTCGCCGGCCACGATGTCGTCATCCTCGCCCTCCCACACGGCCAGTCCGGACAGATTGCCGCCGAACTCGAATCCACGAGCCCGGGCACCCTCATCGTCGACCTGGCCGCTGACCACCGCCTCATCAGCGTCTCCGCTTGGGAGAAGTTCTACGGCTCCGACCACCAGGGCACCTGGACCTACGGTCTGCCCGAGTTGCTGACTGCCGATGGCACGAAGCAGCGAGTGGAACTCAAGGACACAATGCGCATCGCCGTGCCCGGTTGCAACGTCACCGCTGTGACGCTTGGGCTCGCCCCACTCATTCAGGCAGGCCTTGCCGCACCGGCCGGGCTCAACGCAGTCCTCGCCAACGGAGTTTCCGGGGCCGGCAAGGCGCTCAAGCCGCACCTGACCGCCGCCGAAGTCCTCGGCGACGCCTCGCCCTATGGCACCGGCGGCACACACCGGCATGTGCCCGAGATCGAACAGAATCTCAACGGCGTCCTCGGCGCCGATGCCGCAGAAGGTCCCACCCGGATCTCCTTCACCCCGACACTCGTGCCCATGGCCCGCGGAATCCTCGCGACCATCACGACCGATGCAGGGGAAGCCGCTCCGAAAACCGCCGAAGGGCTCCTCGACGCGGAAGCGCTCAAGAGGCAACTAACCGAGGCCTACGCGCAGGCCTACGCTGATGAACCCTTCGTCCGCGTCCTGCCCGAGGGCCAATGGCCGCGCACCTCGGCGACGACCGGGTCGAACATGGCCCACATCCAATACACCGTCGATGAACGGGCCGAGAAGATCCTCGTCGTCGTGGCACTGGACAACCTCGTCCGCGGCACCGCCGGCCAGGCCCTCCAATCCATCCACCTGGCGCTTGGTCTCGACGAGACCACCGCACTTCCCCTCGAAGGAGTCGCCCCATGAGCGTGACCGCACCACTCGGCTTCAGTGCAGCAGGATTGACCGCCGGACTCAAACCGTCCGGCACCAAGGACCTCTCGCTCGTCGTCAACACCGGCCCCGACGCTGCTGTCGCCGCCGTCTACACCTCCAACCGCTGCAAGGCCAACCCCGTCCTGTGGTCCCAGAAAGCCTCGGCCAACGGGCAGGCCCGCGCCGTCGTCCTCAACTCCGGGGGAGCGAACTGCTACACCGGTGACTTCGGGTACGAGACGACGACCTTGACGGCCCAGACCACCGCCGAGGCCCTCACCGAGAACGGTACTGATGCCGCCGCCGAAGACGTCCTCGTCTGCTCGACCGGACTCATCGGCGTCGGCGGTCAGGACTTCCG
The Brevibacterium marinum genome window above contains:
- a CDS encoding transposase, with product MRARQREWRESIDVFLIDGFSGFKTAAPEQPSDAVEVSDPFHVFKLAGDALGEARRGFHQEYTGRPPQSGKAPVVSGAADPAYS
- a CDS encoding DUF2075 domain-containing protein; this encodes MTSFKVERFPLEPDRVKAWGSVDPRHRNWPVVYVMNNKNEVYVGESLNVEGRMRQHLESDSKRSLQSVRVVLDDTFNKSACLDLESFLIRMFHGDGSRQVLNLNAGITDADYYDRENYNKTFRQIFEELRSQEELFQRTVPEIINSDLFKLSPFKALNHDQAIAVDDILEGFFADLESGVDNTAVVEGNPGTGKTVVAIYMLKLLEDIRRHNSEEPLDIDSIFSDYFTAGHAELLENLKFAIVVPQQSLRDSIAKVFKLTPGLRKDMVLTPFQVGESSEPFDLLVVDEAHRLNQRANQAAGPLNKKFTEINEKLFGWDDPQKTQLDWIKKQSRQSILMLDVGQTVRPADLPATKTKELATQARTAGRLYPLQTQMRISADKDYVGYIRSILSDNPPTTREDFGDYDLRMFTDLGEMRRELSKRETDHGLSRLVAGYAWPWKSKNDKTAYDIELDGQRMRWNSTTTDWINSPKSTDEVGSIHTVQGYDLNYVGVIIGKDLRYDPDAGKLVFDRENYHDKKGRENNPKLGITYSDADLLRYVENIYSVLLTRGIRGTYVYTCDPALRERLKEFF
- a CDS encoding nucleotide pyrophosphohydrolase, with product MYEDSVPDTVRQFMAERDWQQFHTPENLAKSISIEAAELLECFQWGDADLESAKDELADVLTYCMLLADKLELDPDTIILEKLAKTREKYPVDKARGTSVKYDQL
- a CDS encoding quinone oxidoreductase family protein; translated protein: MSQAIQAMRAGGPEVLEFNEIDTPRPGPGEVLVDVAAAGVNFIDTYRRSGTYPMSYPHIVGSEGTGRIAEVGEGVASWSVGDRVAWHEGPGSYATQVVVKTDNLLRVPEGVSTEVAAAMPLQGLTAQYLATSSHEIKPGHTALVHAGAGGVGLLLTQIIKHLGGNVISTVSTEEKAELARKAGADEVFLYGEGVDVTAKVRELTDGEGVEVAYDGVGNDTFDASLASLKPLGSMVLFGGASGQVPPFDIQRLNASGGIFLSRPSLAWFVRSSEELAKRSSMLFNGIEHGWLNFRVGATFALADAADAHRALEGRETTGKVVLTTA
- the argC gene encoding N-acetyl-gamma-glutamyl-phosphate reductase: MNDLTVAVSGATGYAGGEVLRLLSTHPHLNVTTVCGHSTAGEKLGRHQPHLARYSDFVVQESTAEVLAGHDVVILALPHGQSGQIAAELESTSPGTLIVDLAADHRLISVSAWEKFYGSDHQGTWTYGLPELLTADGTKQRVELKDTMRIAVPGCNVTAVTLGLAPLIQAGLAAPAGLNAVLANGVSGAGKALKPHLTAAEVLGDASPYGTGGTHRHVPEIEQNLNGVLGADAAEGPTRISFTPTLVPMARGILATITTDAGEAAPKTAEGLLDAEALKRQLTEAYAQAYADEPFVRVLPEGQWPRTSATTGSNMAHIQYTVDERAEKILVVVALDNLVRGTAGQALQSIHLALGLDETTALPLEGVAP